Proteins from a single region of Oenanthe melanoleuca isolate GR-GAL-2019-014 chromosome 12, OMel1.0, whole genome shotgun sequence:
- the CPNE9 gene encoding copine-9 isoform X2: MQLCANKLDKKDFFGKSDPFLVFYRSNEDGTFTICHKTEVVKNTLNPVWQPFTIPVRALCNGDYDRTVKIDVYDWDRDGSHDFIGEFATSYRELSRAQSQFTVYEVLNPRKKCKKKKYVNSGTVTLLSFSVESEFTFVDYIRGGTQLNFTVAIDFTASNGLPSQPTSLHYASPYQLSAYALALKAVGEIIQDYDSDKLFPAYGFGAKVPPDGKISHQFPLNNNMENPSCVGIEGVLESYLQSLRTVQLYGPTNFAPVINQVAGTAAQVTDGSQYHVLLIITDGVISDMLQTKEAIVTASSLPMSIIIVGVGPAEFEAMEELDGDEVRLSSRGRYAERDIVQFVPFRDYVDDSGNQVLSMARLAKDVLAEIPEQLLSYMKTRDIKPRRADPK; the protein is encoded by the exons ATGCAGCTGTGTGCCAACAAGCTGGATAAGAAGGACTTCTTTGGAAAATCCGATCCTTTCCTCGTCTTCTATCGTAGCAATGAGGATGGCAC CTTTACTATCTGCCATAAGACAGAGGTGGTGAAGAACACACTCAACCCGGTGTGGCAGCCCTTCACCATCCCCGTGCGCGCCCTCTGCAACGGCGACTACGACCG GACAGTGAAGATAGATGTGTACGACTGGGACCGGGATGGGAG CCACGACTTCATTGGGGAATTTGCCACCAGCTACCGGGAGCTCTCTCGAGCACAGAGTCAGTTCACAGTGTATGAG gtgcTAAATCCcagaaagaaatgcaagaagaagaaatatgtgAATTCTGGCACC GTGACACTGCTCTCCTTCTCTGTTGAGTCTGAGTTCACCTTTGTTGACTACATACGGGGCGG GACGCAGCTGAATTTCACTGTTGCCATTGACTTCACGGCCTCCAATG ggttGCCATCACAGCCCACCTCACTGCACTACGCGAGCCCCTACCAGCTGAGCGCCTATGCCCTGGCACTGAAGGCAGTAGGAGAAATCATCCAGGACTACGACAGTGACAAGCTCTTCCCTGCCTATGGCTTTGGTGCCAAAGTCCCACCTGACGGCAAGATCTCCCACCAGTTTCCTCTG AACAACAACATGGAGAACCCCAGCTGTGTCGGCATTGAAGGCGTGCTGGAGTCCTACCTCCAAAGCCTGCGCACCGTCCAGCTCTATGGTCCTACCAACTTTGCTCCTGTCATCAACCAGGTGGCTGG GACAGCCGCCCAGGTGACCGATGGCTCACAATACCACGTCCTCCTCATCATCACTGACGGTGTCATCTCTGACATGCTGCAGACCAAGGAAGCCATTGTCACC GCTTCCTCCCTGCCCATGTCCATCATCATTGTGGGAGTAGGTCCAGCTGAGTTTGAGG CCATGGAGGAGCTGGATGGCGATGAGGTACGGTTGTCTTCCCGGGGACGGTATGCCGAGAGGGACATTGTACAG TTTGTGCCGTTTCGGGACTACGTGGATGACTCAGGCAACCAGGTGCTGAGCATGGCCCGCCTGGCCAAGGACGTGCTGGCTGAgatccctgagcagctgctgtcctACATGAAGACCCGCGACATCAAGCCTCGCCGGGCAGATCCCAAGTAG